A region of Schistosoma mansoni strain Puerto Rico chromosome 1, complete genome DNA encodes the following proteins:
- a CDS encoding putative filamin-A-interacting protein 1 (FILIP) — MESKVEKSNSFTKALKNTEFNIEEYLKTVFQEKLLFNAPADEDRNLTNSTKLLEKYKELKNVQSALTAKKEEFRVKMECMQRRREDLEKKECELKESLIKFDQFFKDNDEKRVRAMKKISAEKGLQQQKQTEINILNDDIDRLTKMREKQEKKVKSLLKYRLFLESVVKMSDEFSDVYELISRYDALKANLEDLKSSDIKTQKLIDNKNSELVHFKKTKQDEKLSLTNEIAELRNQLELQQVSGRNKETQWEHIRDVAANRIYELSTIVIAVANMYNIVRSHQKYGESAKPHETCKQLRAVS; from the exons ATGGAGTCAAAAGTTGAAAAGTCTAATTCGTTTACAAAAGCTTTAAAGAATACGGAGTTCAACATTGAAGAATATCTTAAAACTGTGTTTCAAGAAAAACTTTTGTT TAATGCACCTGCAGATGAAGACAGAAACTTAACTAATTCTACCaaacttttagaaaaatataaagAGCTAAAGAATGTTCAGAGCGCGCTTACGGCAAAAAAAGAA GAGTTTAGGGTCAAAATGGAATGTATGCAAAGAAGAAGAGAAGACCTTGAGAAAAAAGAGTGTGAACTTAAAGAGTCACTCATAAAGTTTGACCAGTTCTTCAAAGACAATGATGAAAAGAGAGTAAGAGCGATGAAAAAGATATCAGCGGAAAAAGGCTTACAACAACAAAAGcaaactgaaatcaatat tttaaatgatgatattgatcGACTTACCAAAATGCGTGAAAAGCAAGAAAAAAAGGTCAAGTCACTTCTTAAATATCGACTCTTTCTTGAGTCGGTTGTTAAAATGTCTGATGAATTTTCCGATGTTTATGAGCTCATATCACGGTACGACGCTCTGAAAGCCAACTTAGAG GATTTGAAAAGTTCAGATATAAAAACACAGAAGCTTATAGACAACAAAAACAGTGAACTTGTTCACTTTAAAAAG ACAAAACAAGATGAAAAACTCTCTTTAACTAACGAAATAGCTGAGCTTCGTAATCAATTGGAATTGCAACAAGTGAGTGGGAGAAATAAAGAGACTCAATGGGAGCACATAAGAGATGTAGCTGCTAATCGCATTTATGAACTTAGCACCATAGTGAT AGCTGTTGCTAATATGTATAATATCGTACGATCGCATCAGAAGTATGGTGAATCGGCTAAGCCTCATGAAACTTGCAAACAATTAAGAGCAGTGAGTTAA